A portion of the Marinobacter alexandrii genome contains these proteins:
- the nth gene encoding endonuclease III: MTKKERFEAFVTYFSESYPQPETELQYSNPFELLVAVVLSAQCTDARINKVTPALFRDFPTPEHMAASHFDELFPYIRSVSYPNNKTKHLLALSKRLVEEFNSEIPNTIQDLTSLQGVGRKTANVIVSVLYNQPAMAVDTHVFRVSKRLGLVTQTAKTPLEVEKQLVKHIPDEYISRAHHWLILHGRYVCLARSPKCDKCEITNFCKYFEKNLS; the protein is encoded by the coding sequence ATGACTAAAAAGGAAAGATTTGAAGCGTTCGTAACGTACTTTTCAGAGTCTTACCCACAACCGGAAACAGAACTTCAGTATTCCAATCCGTTTGAGCTACTTGTGGCAGTGGTGCTTAGTGCCCAATGTACAGATGCAAGGATCAATAAAGTTACGCCTGCCTTATTCAGAGATTTTCCTACTCCTGAACATATGGCGGCTAGTCACTTTGATGAATTGTTCCCTTACATTCGAAGTGTGTCCTATCCAAATAATAAGACCAAACACTTACTAGCACTTAGCAAAAGATTGGTAGAGGAATTCAATTCGGAAATCCCGAATACAATACAGGATTTAACATCTCTGCAAGGGGTAGGAAGAAAAACAGCCAATGTAATTGTTTCGGTTCTTTACAATCAACCTGCTATGGCTGTGGATACGCATGTCTTTAGGGTTTCAAAACGATTAGGTCTTGTTACTCAAACAGCTAAAACACCTCTTGAGGTAGAAAAACAACTAGTCAAACATATTCCAGATGAATATATCTCACGAGCGCACCATTGGTTGATTCTACATGGTAGATACGTTTGCCTTGCCCGATCTCCCAAATGTGATAAATGTGAGATTACTAATTTTTGTAAATATTTTGAGAAAAACCTTTCTTAA
- a CDS encoding ABC transporter ATP-binding protein translates to MIKVQNLRKSFNGVEALNIASLEIHPGECVGVVGNNGAGKTTFFKSMLDLLKPDDGFISVEDAHVNLSADWQNHLNAFIDESFLIEFLKPKEYLTFILKMKNSQFGVEELLEKYAEFSNKDIDENKKYIRNLSTGTKVRIGVLSLLAGDPKYIVMDEPFAHIDPTSQAKLRKLIRAQKGQGRSVIVSSHNLQNIAESCDRVILIEGGQVKYDVEVNDKNMRELEAYFYN, encoded by the coding sequence GTGATTAAAGTCCAAAACCTTAGGAAATCTTTTAATGGAGTTGAGGCATTGAATATAGCGTCTCTTGAAATACATCCAGGTGAGTGTGTTGGAGTTGTAGGAAATAATGGAGCTGGAAAGACTACATTCTTCAAGTCTATGCTGGATCTTCTCAAACCTGATGATGGTTTTATCTCGGTGGAAGACGCCCACGTAAATTTATCAGCAGATTGGCAAAATCATTTGAATGCTTTTATTGATGAGTCATTCTTAATTGAGTTTTTGAAGCCAAAGGAATATTTGACATTTATTTTAAAGATGAAGAATTCCCAGTTTGGAGTAGAGGAATTGCTCGAAAAATATGCTGAGTTTTCCAATAAGGATATCGATGAAAACAAGAAATACATTCGCAATCTTTCTACAGGGACGAAAGTAAGAATTGGAGTGCTTTCTCTACTAGCCGGAGACCCAAAATATATTGTCATGGATGAACCATTTGCTCACATAGATCCTACTTCTCAAGCAAAACTTCGAAAGTTGATAAGGGCTCAGAAAGGTCAGGGAAGGTCTGTCATAGTATCAAGTCACAACCTTCAAAACATTGCTGAATCATGTGATCGTGTGATTCTAATAGAAGGAGGACAAGTGAAATACGATGTAGAGGTGAATGATAAAAATATGAGAGAACTCGAAGCGTATTTTTACAACTAG
- a CDS encoding sigma-70 family RNA polymerase sigma factor, producing the protein MNKTGLNDSELLSLYIGGNEEAFEELLNRHKDRVFTTIYLIVKDRYTAEDLMQEVFIKAIRTIKSGRYNEEGKFLPWILRIAHNLSIDHFRKAKRYPMIVMEDGSSVFNTLDFSESSIEEEHIKQDTYNLLKAFIKDLPDSQREVLVMRHYMKMSFQEIADATDVSINTALGRMRYALINLRKKFEQTQNAYDKNLYKK; encoded by the coding sequence ATGAACAAGACAGGTTTGAACGATAGCGAATTGCTATCCCTCTATATTGGAGGAAACGAAGAGGCATTTGAGGAACTCCTCAATCGTCATAAAGACAGGGTTTTTACCACTATCTATTTAATTGTAAAAGACAGGTACACTGCGGAAGATCTCATGCAAGAGGTTTTTATCAAAGCAATTCGTACCATCAAATCCGGCAGGTACAACGAGGAAGGAAAATTCCTTCCATGGATTCTTAGAATCGCTCATAACCTGTCTATAGACCACTTCAGAAAAGCCAAGCGATATCCTATGATCGTGATGGAAGATGGGAGCAGTGTGTTTAACACACTTGATTTTTCAGAGTCGTCTATTGAGGAAGAACATATCAAACAAGATACCTACAACCTTCTAAAAGCCTTCATCAAGGATTTACCGGACTCTCAACGTGAGGTGCTCGTGATGCGACACTACATGAAGATGAGCTTTCAGGAAATTGCTGATGCAACAGATGTAAGTATCAACACGGCGCTAGGAAGGATGAGGTATGCATTGATAAACTTGAGAAAAAAGTTTGAGCAAACCCAAAACGCGTATGACAAAAACCTTTACAAAAAATGA
- the uvrA gene encoding excinuclease ABC subunit UvrA, which produces MVGKIDKLDPKEYIIIKGARVNNLKNLDVAIPRDQLVVITGLSGSGKSSLAFDTLFAEGQRKYVESLSSYARQFLGRMEKPEVDYIKGVAPAIAIEQKVSSRNPRSTVGTTTEIYDYLKLLFARIGKTISPTSGKEVKKDTVTDVVNYILSHDEGVKLMITTPLKLKEDRTLTKEFQILMSKGYTRVLIDSEVAFIQDTLDTKKEPKGEVEILIDRAVVQSDEATQFRLADSVQTAFFEGEGDCTVTLVDKGQKSFSDRFELDDIIFEEPTVNFFSFNNPYGACRKCEGFGRVLGIDPDLVIPDRNLSVYEGAIAPWKGETMKKWAEPLLRDGIKFDFPIHRPIAELSQNEYDLLWTGNEYFEGLNAFFSHLESKLHKIQYRVMLSRYRGKTTCPDCRGTKLRKDASYVKIDAHSITDLVLMPVKKLRPFFDSIKLSKHDEKIAKRILEEIKNRLSYLDQVGLGYLTLNRLTSTLSGGEFQRIKLATSLGSALVGSMYILDEPSIGLHPRDTDRLIDVLKTLRDVGNTVIVVEHEEKVMEAADQIIDIGPDAGVFGGELVFQGKTSEMNGDTNSYTSKYLQGKESIPVPERRRPWRTSVQIEGARENNLKDINVEVPLGVLTVVTGVSGSGKSTLVRKIIHPAIGKQLGLIGEASGKFTNLTGNYKKITQVEFVDQNPIGKSSRSNPVTYVKAYDAIRQLFSDQPLSKTNNFKPAHFSFNVDGGRCEVCEGEGTVKIEMQFMADLHLTCENCGGKRFKKEILEVKYNDKNISEVLDLSVQEAIEFFEGNNGVTNKLKPLFDVGLGYVKLGQGSNSLSGGEAQRVKLASFLSKGSKNSNTDHILFIFDEPTTGLHFHDIKKLLDAINALVDAGNSVIIIEHNTEVIKNADWVIDLGPEGGEEGGTICFTGLPEDMIKLKDNYTAQYLKEKLAPNH; this is translated from the coding sequence ATGGTTGGAAAAATTGACAAATTAGATCCCAAAGAATACATTATCATCAAAGGTGCAAGGGTAAATAACCTCAAAAACCTGGATGTTGCAATTCCTCGTGATCAACTCGTGGTAATAACAGGGCTTTCAGGTTCTGGTAAATCTTCCTTGGCATTTGATACACTCTTTGCCGAAGGCCAAAGGAAATATGTAGAGAGCCTGAGTTCGTATGCTCGACAGTTTTTGGGGAGAATGGAAAAGCCGGAAGTCGATTATATCAAAGGAGTTGCTCCTGCAATAGCTATTGAGCAAAAAGTCTCCTCAAGAAATCCTAGGTCAACCGTTGGTACAACCACAGAAATCTACGATTATCTCAAACTATTGTTTGCAAGGATTGGAAAAACCATATCTCCTACTTCTGGCAAAGAAGTCAAAAAAGATACTGTCACAGATGTTGTCAACTATATATTATCTCATGACGAAGGAGTAAAGTTGATGATTACTACCCCTTTAAAGCTGAAAGAAGATCGAACGCTGACCAAAGAGTTTCAAATTTTGATGAGTAAAGGATACACCCGAGTACTCATTGATAGTGAAGTTGCCTTCATTCAAGACACCTTAGATACTAAAAAAGAACCCAAAGGAGAAGTAGAGATTCTAATAGATCGAGCAGTAGTACAAAGTGATGAAGCAACGCAGTTTAGATTAGCTGATTCCGTTCAAACTGCCTTTTTCGAAGGAGAAGGTGATTGTACTGTGACCCTTGTTGATAAAGGACAAAAAAGCTTTTCAGATCGTTTTGAATTAGATGATATCATATTCGAGGAGCCAACAGTCAATTTCTTCAGCTTCAATAATCCTTATGGTGCATGTAGAAAGTGTGAAGGGTTTGGAAGAGTTTTAGGCATAGATCCTGATCTTGTCATCCCAGATAGAAATCTTTCTGTCTACGAAGGCGCAATTGCTCCATGGAAAGGGGAAACCATGAAAAAATGGGCGGAACCTCTCCTTAGAGACGGAATCAAGTTTGATTTTCCTATCCATCGTCCAATTGCTGAGCTCTCACAAAATGAATATGATCTCCTATGGACAGGCAATGAATACTTTGAAGGATTGAACGCGTTTTTCTCCCACTTGGAATCAAAGCTCCACAAGATTCAATACCGAGTGATGCTTTCTCGCTACAGGGGAAAGACTACTTGTCCGGATTGCAGAGGCACTAAGCTTAGAAAAGATGCAAGCTATGTTAAAATTGATGCGCACTCAATTACCGACTTAGTATTAATGCCCGTTAAAAAGCTGAGGCCATTTTTTGACTCCATCAAACTGAGTAAGCATGATGAAAAAATAGCAAAGCGAATCCTTGAAGAAATCAAAAATCGTCTTTCATATCTAGATCAAGTAGGTTTAGGTTATCTCACCTTGAATCGATTAACCAGTACCCTTTCGGGTGGAGAATTTCAACGAATCAAATTGGCTACATCGCTGGGTAGCGCCTTGGTAGGTTCCATGTATATATTGGATGAGCCCAGCATAGGACTTCACCCTAGAGATACTGACCGATTGATTGATGTTTTGAAAACACTTCGAGATGTTGGCAATACAGTGATTGTAGTAGAGCATGAGGAAAAGGTTATGGAAGCTGCAGATCAAATCATTGACATTGGTCCAGATGCTGGAGTTTTTGGTGGAGAGCTCGTCTTTCAAGGTAAAACTTCTGAGATGAATGGAGATACTAATTCATATACCTCCAAATATCTTCAGGGAAAAGAATCAATACCTGTTCCGGAACGCAGGAGACCTTGGAGAACTTCAGTTCAGATAGAAGGAGCAAGAGAGAATAACCTAAAAGACATCAATGTTGAAGTACCATTAGGCGTGCTTACAGTTGTTACGGGTGTAAGTGGATCTGGAAAGTCCACATTAGTGAGGAAAATAATTCACCCTGCCATTGGTAAGCAATTAGGGTTAATCGGAGAGGCATCAGGAAAGTTTACGAATCTGACAGGAAATTATAAGAAAATAACTCAGGTTGAGTTTGTAGACCAGAATCCTATCGGCAAAAGTTCTAGATCGAACCCCGTTACTTATGTCAAAGCTTATGATGCAATACGGCAGCTTTTTTCTGATCAGCCCCTATCAAAAACGAATAATTTCAAACCTGCACATTTCTCTTTCAATGTAGATGGTGGAAGATGTGAGGTCTGTGAAGGTGAGGGTACAGTGAAGATTGAAATGCAATTTATGGCTGATCTCCACTTAACCTGCGAAAATTGTGGTGGAAAAAGATTCAAGAAAGAGATTCTTGAAGTCAAATATAATGACAAGAATATATCAGAAGTACTTGATCTATCTGTTCAGGAAGCCATCGAATTTTTTGAGGGTAATAATGGAGTTACCAACAAGTTAAAGCCGTTATTTGATGTGGGGCTCGGTTATGTGAAACTTGGACAAGGATCTAATTCTCTAAGTGGTGGTGAGGCACAAAGAGTAAAACTTGCTTCTTTTCTTTCAAAAGGAAGTAAGAATAGCAACACAGACCACATCCTCTTCATATTTGACGAACCTACAACCGGTCTCCATTTCCATGACATCAAAAAATTGCTAGATGCAATCAATGCATTAGTAGATGCAGGAAACTCTGTGATTATCATTGAGCACAATACAGAAGTAATTAAAAATGCCGATTGGGTTATCGATTTGGGACCAGAAGGAGGGGAAGAAGGAGGGACCATTTGCTTTACCGGACTCCCTGAAGATATGATCAAACTCAAGGATAACTATACTGCCCAATACTTGAAGGAGAAGCTAGCTCCAAATCACTAA